The DNA window CTATCTGTCGCATCACGCAATAACCAAACAATAGTTGCCATTATGCTACCAAATAATAGCCCTAGTATAGGGAGCATCCCATACATGACCGTAATGTATTTTTTCTCCATCGGAAATTGTTTATGGACTGGAATCACAGAGAAAAATTGAAGTGCCAATAGAAATCCGATCTTTAACTGGCGTGTCATAGGCTTGCCTCCATTATTTCTGTGACTTTCTTCCAGTCTAAATAATTTTTCACATGTTTTGCCCAGCTATCAATAGGATCTTCCCTTTTTTCATGTGCAGGTAACGGTAAGTTTTTCTGTTTGCGAATCGGCGCTAAAAATGCAGCTCGGCAGCTTGGGTTACGGAAAAATCCGTGTAGATGCGTACCCATTACCCGATTATAGCAATAACCTTCTCCCGAGTTTCCACAATCGATTAAAGAATGTTCGACTCCTGATACTTGGCCATGATGAATTTCATAGCCGCTCACTTGGACTTCTAAACTTCCGAATTTCACTTTTCCTTTTTGACGTTGAACCGTTTTTTCTTTTTCAAAAAGGACATGCATATTTGGCACCAAACTAAAGCCCGCTTCGGCTATTACTGCAACACCATCATGTCCCTCGGGATCTGATAAAGTTTCAGCAAACATTTGATAACCACCACATAAGCCGACCACCCATGTATCAGCTGTTAATGATTTCAACTTTTCTCCAAGCCCCTGCTTTTTCCAATAGCGCAAATCCGCAATGGTGCTTTTTGTGCCTGGCACCAATAAAATATCAGGTTGTCCAATTTCTTCTACAGTTTCTACCCAACGAATCGAAACATCTGGCTCGGTTAAAAACGGCTCAATATCGGTGAAGTTGGATACGTAAGGATGCTTACAAACCACTAAATCAATTGCGCCTTCAATAGCAGATTGCTGTTGCACCACTCCGACTCCGAGAGAATCTTCTTGCTCGATTTCGTGACTGTCCATATAAGGGATAACGCCAAGTACCGGAATGCCTGTATACGATTCTAAAAACTTCACGCCGTCTTCAAAAAGCTTGGCATCTCCTCTGAATTTATTGATGATCAAGCCTTTTATACGCTCTTTTTCTGGCACTAACGCGAGCGTTCCAACAATTGATGCAAAGACGCCGCCACGTTCAATATCTGCTACTAAGATTACCGGAACATCTGCCCGCTTTGCCACTGTCATATTGACCAGTTCGCGGTCGTTTAAATTCATTTCGGCGGGACTGCCCGCTCCTTCAATAACTAAATGGGTGAAGCTTTCTGCTAAATTGGTCAGTGCTTGATCAATTGCTTGTAATCCTTGTTCGTAAAATTGTGCTCGGTAGTCCATGCCGTCCATTGTTTCGAGGTGTTTACCAAACAACACCACTTGTGATTTCATGCCGCTTTCAGGCTTTAATAAAAT is part of the Planococcus sp. PAMC 21323 genome and encodes:
- a CDS encoding cobyric acid synthase, with translation MRGIMIQGTSSDVGKSMLCTAFCRILSDEGVKVSPFKSQNMSNNSYVTVSGEEIGRAQGVQAEAARTIATVDMNPILLKPESGMKSQVVLFGKHLETMDGMDYRAQFYEQGLQAIDQALTNLAESFTHLVIEGAGSPAEMNLNDRELVNMTVAKRADVPVILVADIERGGVFASIVGTLALVPEKERIKGLIINKFRGDAKLFEDGVKFLESYTGIPVLGVIPYMDSHEIEQEDSLGVGVVQQQSAIEGAIDLVVCKHPYVSNFTDIEPFLTEPDVSIRWVETVEEIGQPDILLVPGTKSTIADLRYWKKQGLGEKLKSLTADTWVVGLCGGYQMFAETLSDPEGHDGVAVIAEAGFSLVPNMHVLFEKEKTVQRQKGKVKFGSLEVQVSGYEIHHGQVSGVEHSLIDCGNSGEGYCYNRVMGTHLHGFFRNPSCRAAFLAPIRKQKNLPLPAHEKREDPIDSWAKHVKNYLDWKKVTEIMEASL